One genomic region from Myripristis murdjan chromosome 7, fMyrMur1.1, whole genome shotgun sequence encodes:
- the LOC115361716 gene encoding glutamate receptor-interacting protein 2-like, translating to MLCGLRRDTKNSIDEGPYSKGGKDSGATDQSHSSRRRSLSEEYRGVTTVDLMKREGSSLGLTISGGSDKDGKPRVSNLRPGGLAARSDQLNVGDYIKSVNGINLSKLRHDEIISLLKNIGERVVLEVEYELPPFVQTPSGVIAKTIEVCLHKEGNSFGFVMRGGFHEDWHRSRPLVVTYVRPGGPADREGTLKAGDRVLSIDGVPLNREKHADALTMLMQSGQEALFLIEYDVSVMEAVQQASGPLLVEIVKGPSATLGISLTTAIYRSKQVIIIDKIKAASVVERCGALHIGDILLSIDGTSTEHCSLMEATQLLASTSDIVKLEILPASQSRLPIRPQETVKVQKSNHHHWDQSSNYCHPPHASHGKTWSSPSHPHNQQDHCKSLVSGGFSHSSTATSGFSSQGSNTLPCPIPSTSPRSTTGKRRNRKKDHKSSLSLASSSVGPGGQVVHVETSEVVLRGDPLTGFGVQLQGGVFATETLSAPPVIRFIEPDSPAERCGLLQVGDRLLSINGIPTEDGTLEEAHQLLRDAALANKVTLELEFDVAESVIPSSGTFHVKLPKRRGVELGITISASKKPGKPLIISDIKKGSIAHRTGTLEPGDRLLAIDSVRLENCTMEDAMHVLQQAEDMVKLRIQKDEDNIDELEMSGSIIYTVELKRYNGPLGITISGTEEPFDPIVISGLTKKGLAERTGAIHIGDRVLAINGVSLKGKPLSEAIHLLQMAGESVTLKIKKQADQCDGRQPSEQAGFLSDTEDELTDSQKTSKHSEVYSATVPSIDSAMSSWDGSGFDGGYGSQGTYLHKAADLILNPNEWRRTKHRSHPGSSSTALAHHTTLYDGRFTEDEWDKIPGFISPPRCHGTLNQEDSFWSQALQDLETCGQSEILRELEASMTGSTLSLYLEETKTHEDSLQTRISPIKREGIHDEPKTKGNLNNTLGAGVIPRRGKGYPSDILSPTALELHKVTIRKDLESRDFGFSVSDGLLEKGVYVNMIRPDGPADQAGLKSYDRILQVNRARTRDLDCCLTVPLIIEAGDILNLVISRNPLAAADTAPREDCEDPSNSLLCFPEHRTNSIAL from the exons ATGCTGTGTGGTCTGAGGAGAGATACGAAGAACAGTATCG ATGAAGGACCGTATTCAAAGGGTGGAAAGGATTCTGGGGCAACTGACCAATCACATTCCTCCCGGAGGCGCAGCCTCTCAG aggAGTACCGAGGAGTGACCACCGTGGACCTGATGAAGAGGGAAGGCAGCAGCCTCGGCCTCACCATCTCTGGAGGGTCCGACAAGGACGGCAAGCCCAGAGTGTCAAACCTACGGCCAGGTGGGCTCGCTGCCAG GAGCGACCAGCTGAATGTGGGAGACTATATCAAGTCTGTGAATGGCATCAACCTGTCAAAGCTTCGCCACGATGAGATTATCAGCCTGCTGAAGAACATTGGGGAGCGAGTTGTGCTGGAGGTGGAGTACGAGCTGCCTCCGTTTG TCCAGACCCCCTCAGGTGTCATAGCCAAGACCATAGAAGTGTGCTTACACAAGGAGGGCAACAGCTTTGGCTTTGTTATGAGAG gaggcTTTCATGAAGACTGGCACAGGTCTCGCCCTCTGGTGGTTACCTACGTTAGACCTGGGGGTCCTGCTGATAG agagGGCACTCTGAAGGCCGGCGACCGTGTATTGAGCATAGACGGGGTGCCTTTAAACAGGGAGAAGCATGCTGACGCTTTGACCATGCTGATGCAAAGCGGCCAGGAAGCTCTGTTCCTGATTGAGTATGACGTCTCTGTCAtgg AGGCAGTGCAGCAAGCCTCGGGCCCTCTGCTGGTGGAGATAGTGAAAGGTCCCTCAGCCACCCTGGGGATCAGCCTCACCACGGCGATATACAGGAGCAAACAAGTCATTATCATTGACAAGATCAAGGCAGCGAGCGTGGTGGAAAG GTGTGGAGCATTGCACATAGGTGACATCCTCCTGTCTATAGACGGGACCAGCACAGAGCATTGCTCCCTGATGGAGGCCACACAGCTACTTGCCAGTACATCTGATATTGTCAAACTGGAGATTCTCCCTGCCAGTCAGAGCAGACTTCCCATCAGGCCGCAGGAAACAG TAAAAGTGCAGAAGAGCAACCATCATCATTGGGACCAAAGCAGCAACTACTGCCATCCCCCACATGCCAGCCACGGCAAGACATGGAGCAGCCCCAGCCACCCACACAACCAGCAGGACCACTGCAAAT CTCTGGTGAGTGGCGGCTTTTCCCATTCCTCCACAGCCACCTCGGGCTTCAGCAGCCAGGGTAGCAACACGCTGCCCTGCCCCATCCCCTCTACCAGCCCCCGCAGCACCACTGGcaagaggaggaacaggaagaaGGACCACAAGAGCTCAT tATCTCTGGCGTCCAGTTCGGTTGGCCCAGGGGGGCAGGTTGTTCATGTGGAAACAAGTGAGGTCGTCCTGAGGGGGGATCCACTCACAGGTTTCGGGGTCCAGCTGCAGGGGGGTGTCTTTGCCACAGAGACCCTGTCTGCTCCCCCAGTCATCCGCTTTATTGAGCCTGACAGCCCCGCTGAGAG GTGTGGCCTGTTGCAGGTTGGGGACAGACTGTTGTCCATTAATGGGATCCCGACGGAGGACGGGACTCTGGAGGAAGCCCATCAGCTGCTGAGAGATGCCGCTCTGGCCAATAAGGTCACACTGGAGCTAGAGTTTGATGTTGCAG AGTCTGTGATTCCCAGCAGCGGCACCTTCCATGTTAAGCTGcccaagaggagaggagtggagctGGGCATCACCATCAGTG CAAGTAAGAAACCTGGCAAACCCCTCATCATCTCCGACATCAAAAAAGGAAGCATAGCACACAG AACAGGCACACTGGAGCCTGGAGACAGGCTGCTGGCCATCGACAGTGTACGTCTGGAGAACTGCACCATGGAGGATGCCATGCACGTCCTACAGCAGGCCGAGGACATGGTCAAACTCCGCATCCAGAAGGATGAGGACAACATTG ATGAGTTGGAAATGTCAGGCTCTATTATCTACACAGTTGAGCTGAAGAGATATAATGGACCACTGGGCATTACCATCTCAGGCACCGAGGAGCCCTTTGACCCCATCGTCATCTCCGGCCTCACTAAGAAAGGCCTGGCAGAGAG GACTGGGGCCATCCATATAGGGGATCGGGTCCTTGCCATCAACGGGGTCAGCCTAAAAGGAAAGCCACTGAGTGAGGCCATTCATCTCCTGCAGATGGCCGGGGAGTCTGTCACCCTAAAAATCAAGAAACAAGCTGACC agtgTGATGGCCGTCAGCCCTCAGAGCAGGCCGGGTTTCTAAGTGACACAGAAGACGAACTGACCGACTCTCAAAAAACCAGTAAACACTCAGAGGTCTACTCTGCCACTGTGCCCAGTATAGACTCTGCCATGAGCTCCTGGGATGGCTCCGGGTTCGACGGCGGCTACGGCAGCCAAG GCACATATCTTCACAAAGCAGCTGATTTAATTCTCAATCCGAATGAGTGGAGACGCACAAAACACCGGAGCCACCCCGGTTCCAGCTCCACAGCCCTCGCCCACCACACAACCCTCTACGATGGGAGATTCACTGAGGATGAGTGGGACAAAATACCTGG ATTCATCAGCCCCCCTCGTTGCCATGGCACCCTGAACCAGGAAGACAGCTTCTGGTCCCAGGCCCTGCAGGACCTCGAGACCTGTGGCCAATCAGAGATTCTCAGGGAGCTGGAG GCATCCATGACAGGCAGCACTCTTAGTTTGTACCTTGAGGAGACCAAGACCCATGAGGACTCGCTCCAAACTAGAATTAGCCCCATTAAGAGGGAGGGGATCCATGACGAGCCAAAGACCAAAGGCAACCTGAACAACACTCTTGGAGCCGGGGTCATACCACGCAGGGGAAAGGGGTACCCCTCAGATATTTTGTCCCCTACTGCCCTGGAATTGCACAAG GTTACCATAAGAAAGGACCTTGAGAGCCGTGACTTTGGTTTCAGCGTATCTGATGGACTCCTGGAGAAAGGTGTTTATGTCAATATGATCCGCCCGGACGGCCCAGCCGACCAGGCAGGATTGAAATCCTATGACCGCATTCTACAG GTGAACCGTGCAAGGACCAGAGACTTGGACTGCTGTCTGACTGTACCCCTCATCATTGAAGCGGGAGACATCTTGAACTTGGTCATTAGCAGGAATCCACTGGCAGCAGCAGACACCGCGCCGCGCGAGGACTGCGAGGACCCCTCGAACTCACTGTTATGTTTTCCAGAGCACAGGACCAACAGCATCGCCCTGTGA